In Deinococcus sp. HSC-46F16, the following are encoded in one genomic region:
- a CDS encoding proline dehydrogenase family protein, protein MLDQIYRKAVLTVSGQKVVEDLVRSRGWGMAQRFVAGEDASSAIRAVQDLSRDGILGNLDLLGEFVASPERANEFAAKVLDLLDQAHAAGLTPYVSVKLSSVGQGQTVEGEDLGLTNARRIVGRAREYGGFVCLDMEDHPRVDQTLAQFRLLVNEFGHAHVGTVLQSYLYRSEADRDSLDDLRPNLRIVKGAYLEPESVAMPDKADVDASYRRLVYAHMKAGNYVNVATHDESIIEDVKLFSLAHGIAKDAFEFQMLYGIRRDLQQDLARQGYRVRAYIPYGRDWYPYFSRRIAETPRNAVFVLRGMLKG, encoded by the coding sequence ATGCTTGACCAGATTTACCGCAAGGCCGTCCTGACCGTCTCGGGACAGAAAGTCGTCGAAGACCTCGTGCGCTCGCGTGGCTGGGGCATGGCCCAACGCTTCGTGGCGGGCGAGGACGCCTCCTCCGCCATCCGCGCCGTGCAGGACCTGAGCCGGGACGGGATTCTCGGGAACCTCGACCTCCTTGGGGAATTCGTCGCCTCGCCCGAGCGGGCCAATGAGTTCGCAGCCAAGGTGCTCGACCTGCTCGACCAGGCGCACGCGGCCGGGCTGACCCCCTACGTCAGCGTGAAGCTCTCCAGCGTGGGCCAGGGCCAGACCGTGGAGGGCGAGGACCTCGGCCTCACCAACGCCCGGCGCATCGTGGGACGGGCCAGGGAGTACGGCGGGTTCGTGTGCCTCGACATGGAGGACCACCCCCGCGTGGACCAGACCCTCGCGCAGTTCCGCCTCCTCGTGAACGAGTTCGGGCACGCGCATGTCGGCACGGTCCTCCAGAGCTACCTCTACCGCTCGGAGGCCGACCGGGACAGCCTCGACGACCTGCGGCCCAACCTCCGCATCGTGAAGGGCGCCTACCTCGAACCCGAGTCGGTCGCCATGCCCGACAAGGCCGACGTGGACGCGAGTTACCGCCGATTGGTGTACGCACACATGAAGGCCGGGAACTATGTCAACGTCGCCACCCACGACGAGTCCATCATCGAGGACGTGAAGCTCTTCTCCCTCGCGCACGGCATTGCCAAAGACGCCTTCGAGTTCCAGATGCTGTACGGCATCCGCCGCGACCTGCAACAGGATCTCGCGCGGCAGGGCTACCGGGTGCGGGCGTATATCCCCTACGGGCGCGACTGGTACCCCTACTTCTCCCGCCGCATCGCGGAGACGCCGCGCAACGCCGTCTTCGTGCTGCGCGGGATGCTCAAGGGCTGA
- a CDS encoding lycopene cyclase family protein: MTAGGTDVLVVGGGPAGAALAAECAARGLSVRLVAPHAPRPFPATYGAWLDEVPAPARDALAQVWSDVRVYAGAEATPLLRPYALLDNARLLEGLLARAGSGLCWTRGRVVQAARVGEGWEVHGKDGETWRAAVIVDAGGHGGSLGVPVRPGGAALQTAYGVVAQFDRPPGPPGGMVWMDYRAGHLPPAEVRAQPTFLYTMHLGGGRYLVEETSLIARPGVTRPLLRERLHARLAAQGTPPREVEHVEWVAFPMNTAAPRPGPWLAFGSAAGLVHPVSGFQVAGALADAPVVAGAVADTLATCGPAAATRAGWEALWPPERRAAREVALLGVDALLALPGDALPAFFSAFFHLPAEQWRGFLAPRTDAGALARTMLRLFAHAPNRVRLPLVRAALGQAGTSGRALLSALD, encoded by the coding sequence ATGACAGCGGGAGGGACGGACGTGCTCGTGGTGGGGGGCGGACCGGCGGGCGCCGCGCTGGCGGCCGAGTGCGCCGCGCGGGGCCTCAGCGTGCGCCTGGTGGCCCCGCACGCGCCCCGCCCCTTCCCGGCGACCTACGGCGCGTGGCTCGACGAGGTGCCTGCGCCCGCACGGGACGCGCTCGCGCAGGTCTGGAGCGACGTGCGCGTCTACGCCGGGGCCGAGGCCACGCCCCTGCTGCGGCCCTATGCCCTGCTGGACAATGCCCGGCTGCTGGAGGGCTTGCTGGCGCGTGCGGGGAGTGGCCTGTGCTGGACTCGAGGCCGCGTCGTCCAGGCGGCGCGGGTGGGGGAGGGCTGGGAAGTCCACGGCAAGGACGGCGAGACGTGGCGGGCAGCGGTCATCGTGGATGCGGGAGGCCACGGCGGGAGTCTGGGTGTCCCGGTGCGGCCGGGCGGCGCGGCCCTCCAGACGGCTTACGGCGTGGTCGCGCAGTTTGACCGCCCCCCCGGTCCCCCCGGCGGCATGGTGTGGATGGACTACCGCGCGGGGCATCTGCCGCCCGCCGAGGTCCGCGCCCAGCCGACCTTCCTCTACACCATGCACCTCGGCGGGGGCCGTTACCTCGTGGAGGAGACCAGCCTGATCGCCCGGCCCGGGGTCACGCGCCCGCTGCTGCGGGAGCGCCTGCACGCCCGCCTCGCCGCGCAGGGGACGCCCCCGCGCGAGGTCGAACACGTCGAATGGGTCGCCTTTCCCATGAACACGGCGGCCCCCCGGCCCGGTCCCTGGCTGGCCTTCGGGTCGGCGGCGGGGCTGGTGCATCCGGTGAGCGGCTTTCAGGTGGCCGGAGCGCTGGCCGACGCGCCCGTGGTGGCGGGGGCGGTCGCGGACACGCTCGCCACGTGCGGTCCCGCCGCCGCCACCCGCGCCGGATGGGAAGCCCTGTGGCCCCCGGAGCGCCGCGCCGCCCGCGAGGTCGCCCTGCTGGGAGTGGACGCGCTGCTGGCCCTGCCGGGGGACGCGCTGCCTGCCTTCTTCTCTGCCTTTTTCCACCTGCCCGCCGAGCAGTGGCGCGGCTTTCTCGCGCCGCGCACGGACGCGGGGGCGCTGGCCCGCACCATGCTGCGGCTGTTCGCGCACGCGCCGAACCGGGTCCGCCTTCCCCTCGTCCGCGCCGCGCTGGGACAGGCGGGAACGAGTGGCCGGGCGCTGCTCTCGGCGCTGGATTAA
- a CDS encoding MgtC/SapB family protein, with product MDTVWAELALMRGPLAAFVLSGLIGWEREQLGRGAGLRTYILIGVSAALFVVLADTLIFRFSDDSTQVRFDLVGVLGAVVSGVSFLGAGAIFSDRSSGQAKGLTTAAGMLATAGVGVACGLHLYVLATGATLLILFTLGVLGRLADRHKSEDEQGT from the coding sequence ATGGACACCGTCTGGGCCGAACTGGCGTTGATGCGCGGACCGCTCGCCGCCTTCGTCCTCAGTGGGCTGATCGGCTGGGAGCGCGAGCAACTCGGCCGGGGCGCGGGGCTGCGCACCTACATCCTGATCGGGGTCAGCGCAGCCCTGTTCGTGGTGCTGGCCGATACCCTGATCTTCCGGTTTTCGGATGACTCCACACAGGTGCGCTTTGACCTCGTCGGGGTGCTGGGCGCGGTCGTCAGCGGGGTGAGCTTTCTGGGCGCCGGGGCGATCTTCTCCGACCGCAGCAGCGGGCAGGCCAAGGGGCTGACCACCGCCGCCGGAATGCTCGCCACCGCCGGGGTGGGGGTGGCCTGCGGCCTGCACCTGTATGTCCTGGCGACCGGGGCCACCTTGCTGATCCTCTTTACCCTGGGCGTCCTGGGACGGCTGGCCGACCGGCACAAGTCGGAGGATGAGCAGGGCACTTGA
- a CDS encoding S8 family serine peptidase → MTHTRTLLAATLALTLAACGQQTQAPAPVAATPAPTADEATPGAYLVGFKDSALGAQSLGAQELAAQAQLQAQAITAAGGVLTSQWAEISAAAVRLSPEALRKLEGNPLVEYVEPDLKRVALGRRSGTTDAQGGGGLSAQGLSAQATPLYTPSGEYTWGDNALRVSQMRASNYTGAGVAVCIGDTGIDGNHPEFSRLLKGFKNFTGEAGRGNAYLLNDVNGHGTHVAGTVFAQYGAGTGAGGQQNGMDPNGVVGVATGVNLYMARVLGDDGSGSSSGIINGVNWCAAQLKSQGGTEAKVVISLSLGGGRASQTEQRAYTSVYNKGALIVAATGNDGAAVSYPAAYTNVVGVGAIDDAEAKADFSNFGTQVDLVGPGVSVLSSVPLGHGTKASASGGGVTFTDVQAADLSAKATFTGTVVAAGGTNNEFCGVGTRNAALSGMIALISRGTCSFEEKVANAVGSGAKAVMIYNNAAGPLGMSLTNAYSVPVVGITQTDGQGLLAKLPTSGTVSVKGADYEYFNGTSMATPHVSAAAAVVWAAKPTLTNTQLLNLLTSTAKDLGTAGKDNNFGYGLVNPLKAITGQ, encoded by the coding sequence ATGACGCACACCCGCACCCTGCTCGCCGCCACCCTCGCCCTGACGCTCGCCGCCTGCGGCCAGCAGACCCAGGCCCCGGCGCCCGTTGCCGCGACGCCCGCTCCCACCGCCGACGAGGCCACCCCCGGCGCGTACCTCGTGGGGTTCAAGGACAGTGCGCTGGGGGCGCAGAGCCTGGGTGCCCAGGAGCTGGCGGCGCAGGCGCAGCTTCAGGCGCAGGCGATCACGGCGGCGGGCGGTGTGCTGACCAGCCAGTGGGCCGAGATCAGCGCGGCGGCGGTACGCCTCAGCCCTGAGGCGCTGCGCAAGCTGGAGGGCAACCCCCTGGTGGAGTACGTGGAACCCGACCTCAAGCGGGTCGCGCTGGGTCGCCGCAGCGGAACGACCGACGCGCAGGGGGGCGGCGGCCTGAGCGCTCAGGGCCTCTCGGCGCAGGCCACGCCCCTCTACACCCCCAGCGGCGAGTACACCTGGGGCGACAACGCGCTGCGCGTCTCGCAGATGCGGGCCAGTAACTACACCGGGGCGGGCGTGGCCGTGTGCATCGGGGACACTGGGATTGACGGCAACCACCCCGAGTTCAGCCGCCTGCTCAAGGGCTTCAAGAACTTCACGGGTGAAGCGGGCCGGGGCAACGCCTACCTCCTGAACGACGTGAACGGGCACGGCACGCACGTTGCCGGAACGGTGTTCGCGCAGTACGGGGCAGGCACCGGCGCGGGCGGGCAGCAAAACGGCATGGACCCCAATGGCGTGGTCGGCGTGGCGACGGGTGTAAACCTCTACATGGCCCGCGTGCTGGGCGACGACGGCTCGGGCAGCTCCAGCGGCATCATCAACGGGGTGAACTGGTGCGCCGCGCAGCTCAAATCTCAGGGCGGCACCGAGGCCAAGGTCGTGATCAGCCTGTCCCTGGGCGGGGGCCGCGCCAGCCAGACCGAGCAGCGGGCCTACACTAGCGTCTATAACAAGGGCGCACTGATCGTCGCCGCGACGGGCAACGACGGCGCCGCCGTCTCCTACCCCGCCGCGTACACCAACGTGGTCGGCGTGGGGGCCATCGACGACGCGGAAGCCAAGGCCGACTTCTCCAACTTCGGCACCCAGGTCGATCTGGTCGGCCCCGGCGTGAGCGTGCTCAGCTCGGTACCGCTGGGCCACGGGACCAAGGCGAGCGCCTCGGGCGGCGGCGTGACCTTCACGGACGTGCAGGCCGCTGACCTCAGCGCCAAGGCCACCTTCACGGGTACGGTCGTGGCAGCAGGCGGCACGAACAACGAGTTCTGTGGCGTCGGCACGCGCAACGCGGCCCTCAGCGGGATGATTGCCCTGATCTCGCGCGGCACCTGCTCCTTCGAGGAGAAGGTCGCCAACGCGGTCGGCAGCGGCGCGAAGGCCGTCATGATCTACAACAACGCCGCCGGACCGCTGGGCATGAGCCTGACCAACGCCTACAGCGTGCCCGTCGTGGGGATCACCCAGACCGACGGCCAGGGCCTGCTTGCCAAGCTGCCCACCTCCGGCACGGTCAGCGTGAAGGGCGCGGACTACGAGTACTTCAACGGCACCTCTATGGCGACCCCGCATGTCAGCGCCGCCGCCGCCGTGGTGTGGGCCGCCAAGCCCACGCTGACCAACACGCAGCTCCTGAACCTGCTGACCTCCACCGCCAAGGACCTCGGCACGGCGGGCAAGGACAACAACTTCGGCTACGGGCTGGTGAACCCGCTCAAGGCGATCACCGGGCAGTAA
- the sdaAB gene encoding L-serine ammonia-lyase, iron-sulfur-dependent subunit beta: protein MSLLDMIGPVMIGPSSSHTAGACRLGLVAHHLLGETPRRATIGLHASFAKTGRGHGTHLALVAGLLGYAPDDPRLPRAFEEAEAAGLTVEFRDVDLGDVHPNTAHLEVQGDTVRVTVQGSSTGGGVILVTHVQGLGVNFSGAAPTLLLRYTDAVGMIARIAATVAADGVNIATLTCTRAARGGQALVAIELDAPLSPEALAFFGRWPDADWVRLLPKLMDG, encoded by the coding sequence ATGTCCCTTCTCGACATGATCGGCCCCGTGATGATCGGGCCGAGCAGCAGCCACACGGCGGGGGCCTGCCGCCTGGGGCTGGTGGCCCACCACCTGCTGGGTGAGACCCCGCGCCGGGCCACTATCGGCCTGCACGCGAGCTTTGCCAAGACGGGCCGGGGCCACGGCACCCACCTCGCGCTGGTGGCGGGGCTGCTGGGCTATGCCCCCGACGACCCCCGCCTGCCCCGCGCCTTCGAGGAAGCCGAGGCCGCCGGGCTGACCGTGGAGTTCCGCGACGTGGACCTCGGGGACGTGCACCCCAACACCGCGCACCTTGAGGTGCAGGGCGACACCGTGCGCGTGACCGTGCAGGGCAGCTCGACGGGCGGCGGCGTCATTCTGGTGACCCACGTGCAGGGCCTGGGCGTGAACTTCAGCGGGGCGGCCCCCACCCTGCTGCTGCGCTACACCGACGCGGTGGGCATGATCGCCCGCATCGCCGCCACGGTCGCCGCCGACGGGGTCAACATCGCCACCCTGACCTGCACCCGCGCGGCGCGGGGCGGACAGGCCCTCGTCGCCATCGAACTCGACGCGCCCCTCAGCCCCGAGGCCCTGGCCTTTTTCGGCCGCTGGCCCGATGCCGACTGGGTGCGCCTGCTGCCCAAATTGATGGACGGCTAG
- a CDS encoding GntR family transcriptional regulator encodes MPPSFERPTLVRDGVYDHLRRAVLDGDFLPGERLGEAELGQRLGVSRTPVREAVMRLTQEGLLVAEANKGVRVRQVSAEEARATYVVREELDGLAAALAAANHTAEDARHLEEALARLGAARTEDYRVQTRLDLAFHAAVTAAAHNLPLAELARGLEQRVALIKHQTRTYNAHPDTAAGHAAILAAVLSRDAEAAREAARRHVRTFAPLVLENLGVNPHA; translated from the coding sequence GTGCCTCCTTCCTTCGAGCGTCCCACCCTGGTCCGCGACGGGGTCTACGACCACCTGCGCCGGGCGGTGCTGGACGGCGACTTTCTGCCCGGCGAGCGGCTGGGCGAGGCCGAACTGGGCCAGCGCCTGGGCGTGAGCCGGACCCCGGTGCGCGAGGCGGTGATGCGCCTGACGCAAGAAGGGCTGCTCGTCGCGGAAGCGAACAAGGGCGTGCGGGTGCGGCAGGTCAGCGCCGAGGAGGCCCGCGCCACCTACGTGGTGCGCGAGGAACTCGACGGGCTGGCAGCGGCGCTCGCGGCGGCCAACCACACTGCCGAGGACGCCCGGCACCTGGAGGAGGCACTCGCCCGGCTCGGCGCGGCGCGGACGGAAGACTACCGGGTGCAGACCCGGCTGGACCTCGCCTTTCACGCGGCGGTGACGGCGGCGGCGCACAACCTTCCCTTGGCGGAACTGGCGCGGGGCCTGGAGCAGCGCGTGGCCCTGATCAAACACCAGACCCGCACCTACAATGCCCACCCGGACACGGCGGCGGGGCACGCGGCGATTCTCGCGGCGGTGCTCTCGCGCGACGCGGAGGCGGCCCGAGAAGCCGCCCGGCGCCATGTCCGCACCTTCGCCCCCCTCGTGCTGGAGAACCTCGGAGTCAACCCACATGCTTGA
- a CDS encoding alpha/beta hydrolase, translated as MSSRAARRLLPGLSLLALGLTLTACSGQTAGAGAQNLLNAAVSTRGLEVTRDQRYGPDARNVLDVYAPQDARNAPVVLFVHGGSWQNGDKEGHKFVGESLARAGYVTGVMNYRLAPQNRYPAYIQDTAAALRWMRDHAAKLGGNPDSLFVTGHSAGAFNAVEAVVNERWLREAGVPIRAVRGVIGIAGPYSYDFRDFQSRVAFPEGGTPDEIMPDRHVRPDAPPHLLLVAENDTTVHPQNALNMEAALKRAGVPVTRTVIPRVNHITIVGALARPLTFLGGTRQQVIDFIEKNRVR; from the coding sequence ATGTCTTCCCGTGCTGCCCGCCGTCTGCTGCCCGGCCTGAGTCTCCTCGCCCTCGGCCTCACCCTCACCGCCTGCTCGGGCCAGACGGCCGGGGCGGGTGCCCAGAACCTCCTCAACGCGGCCGTCAGCACCCGTGGTCTGGAAGTCACCCGCGACCAGCGCTACGGCCCCGACGCCCGCAACGTGCTCGACGTGTACGCGCCGCAGGACGCCCGGAATGCCCCGGTGGTGCTGTTCGTCCACGGCGGCTCGTGGCAGAACGGCGACAAGGAGGGGCACAAGTTCGTCGGCGAGAGCCTCGCGCGGGCCGGGTACGTGACGGGCGTGATGAACTACCGCCTCGCGCCGCAAAACCGTTACCCGGCGTACATCCAGGACACCGCCGCCGCACTGCGGTGGATGCGGGACCACGCGGCGAAGTTGGGCGGTAACCCCGACAGCCTCTTCGTGACGGGACACTCGGCGGGGGCCTTCAACGCGGTGGAGGCCGTGGTCAACGAGCGTTGGCTGCGCGAGGCGGGCGTGCCGATCCGGGCCGTGCGCGGCGTGATCGGGATCGCGGGGCCGTACTCCTACGACTTTCGGGATTTCCAGAGCCGGGTCGCCTTCCCGGAGGGCGGCACCCCCGACGAGATCATGCCCGACCGCCACGTGCGCCCCGATGCGCCGCCCCACCTGCTGCTGGTGGCCGAGAACGACACCACCGTCCACCCGCAAAACGCCCTGAATATGGAAGCCGCGCTGAAGCGGGCCGGGGTACCGGTCACGCGCACGGTCATTCCCCGTGTCAACCACATCACGATTGTGGGAGCGCTGGCCCGGCCGCTGACCTTCCTGGGCGGCACGCGGCAACAGGTCATTGACTTCATTGAGAAGAACCGCGTGCGGTAA
- the pruA gene encoding L-glutamate gamma-semialdehyde dehydrogenase: MIKVQDYRPQPFTDFTLEENRQAYQDALKKVRAELVGKHYPLIINGERVDTAERIESRNPCDTSELVGTTAKATIEDAQRALDGAWEAFESWKKWDMDARARILLKAAAILKRRRLEACALMSIEVGKNYAEADVEVAEAIDFLEYYARSAMKYAGFGAAETTWFEGEENGLLYLPLGVGVSISPWNFPCAIFIGMAAAPIVAGNCVIAKPAEDSGLIAGFMVDIMLEAGLPAGVLQFLPGVGKEVGEYLTTHARTRFITFTGSRAVGLHINEVAAKTMPGQKWIKKVILELGGKDALIVDETADLEVAVTAAAQGAFGFNGQKCSAMSRLIVVDEVYDRVVNAFVERAKSLKIGTGEENANVTAVVNQMSYDKISGYLELAPQEGRVLLGGQPLGEVNGKQGYYLQPTIVGDVDAHARIAQEEIFGPVVSVMRARDWNHALEIANSTEYGLTGGVISNKRERLEQARHEFEAGNLYFNRKITGAIVGVQPFGGYYMSGTDSKAGGPDYLANFLQLKSVTERW, from the coding sequence ATGATCAAAGTTCAGGACTACCGCCCCCAACCCTTCACCGACTTCACCCTGGAAGAAAACCGCCAGGCGTATCAAGACGCCCTGAAGAAGGTCCGCGCCGAACTCGTCGGCAAGCACTATCCGCTGATCATCAACGGCGAGCGGGTAGACACCGCCGAGAGGATTGAAAGCCGCAATCCCTGCGACACTTCCGAACTGGTCGGGACGACCGCCAAGGCCACCATCGAGGACGCGCAGCGTGCCCTGGACGGCGCGTGGGAAGCCTTCGAGAGCTGGAAGAAGTGGGACATGGACGCCCGCGCCCGCATCCTGCTCAAGGCCGCCGCGATCCTCAAGCGCCGCCGCCTCGAAGCGTGTGCGCTGATGAGCATCGAGGTCGGCAAGAACTACGCCGAGGCCGACGTGGAAGTCGCCGAGGCCATCGACTTTCTGGAGTATTACGCCCGCTCCGCGATGAAGTACGCGGGCTTCGGCGCCGCCGAGACGACCTGGTTCGAGGGCGAGGAAAACGGCCTGCTGTACCTGCCCCTCGGCGTGGGCGTGAGCATCAGTCCATGGAACTTCCCCTGCGCGATCTTCATCGGGATGGCCGCCGCGCCGATCGTGGCCGGCAACTGCGTGATCGCCAAGCCCGCCGAGGATTCCGGATTGATCGCCGGATTCATGGTGGACATCATGCTGGAGGCCGGGCTGCCCGCCGGGGTGCTGCAATTCCTGCCGGGCGTCGGCAAGGAGGTCGGCGAGTACCTCACCACCCACGCGCGGACGCGCTTCATCACCTTCACCGGGTCGCGGGCGGTGGGCCTGCACATCAACGAGGTCGCCGCGAAGACCATGCCCGGCCAGAAGTGGATCAAGAAGGTGATCCTGGAACTCGGCGGCAAGGACGCGCTGATCGTGGACGAGACGGCCGACCTGGAAGTCGCCGTGACCGCCGCCGCGCAGGGCGCTTTCGGATTCAACGGCCAGAAGTGCAGCGCCATGAGCCGCCTGATTGTGGTGGACGAGGTGTATGACCGGGTGGTGAACGCCTTCGTGGAACGCGCGAAGTCGCTCAAGATCGGCACGGGTGAGGAGAACGCCAACGTGACCGCCGTGGTCAACCAGATGAGCTACGACAAGATCAGCGGCTATCTGGAACTGGCCCCGCAGGAGGGCCGGGTGCTGCTGGGCGGCCAGCCTCTGGGTGAGGTGAACGGCAAGCAGGGCTACTACCTCCAGCCCACCATCGTGGGCGACGTGGACGCGCACGCCCGGATCGCGCAGGAGGAGATCTTCGGGCCGGTGGTCAGCGTGATGCGGGCGCGGGACTGGAACCACGCGCTGGAGATCGCCAACTCGACCGAGTACGGGCTGACGGGCGGCGTGATCAGCAACAAGCGCGAGCGGCTGGAGCAGGCGCGGCACGAGTTCGAGGCCGGGAACCTGTATTTCAACCGCAAGATCACCGGGGCCATCGTGGGCGTGCAGCCCTTCGGCGGGTACTACATGAGCGGCACCGACTCCAAGGCGGGCGGGCCGGACTACCTCGCCAACTTCCTGCAACTCAAGAGCGTGACCGAGCGCTGGTGA
- the recO gene encoding DNA repair protein RecO — MRSRSANRSGIVIRRRVTPAGDIIVTLLTPQGKVKAIARGGVRGALSSRLNLFHHVGVQLYQTPQADLATVQQAVLEGALPRLAEPERYAFAHLMAELADALFQEGEFSEQAFDLFAGALRGVSHQPDPEWVALVMSYKLLGLAGFVLQTSRCARCGAPDPAHPDPLGGQLLCGDCSSLPTYPPASLDFLRNVVRRSVRVSMEHPVPEDERPALWRALERFVTVQVGGVQSWRQLVPQAAPAQPGSVPLGG, encoded by the coding sequence GTGAGATCGCGCAGCGCCAACCGCAGCGGCATCGTGATCCGGCGGCGGGTCACGCCTGCCGGGGACATCATCGTGACGCTGCTGACCCCCCAGGGCAAGGTCAAGGCCATCGCGCGGGGGGGCGTGCGCGGCGCCCTGAGCAGCCGCCTGAACCTCTTTCACCATGTCGGCGTGCAGCTTTACCAGACCCCGCAAGCCGACCTCGCCACCGTGCAGCAGGCGGTGCTGGAGGGGGCGCTGCCCCGGCTGGCCGAGCCGGAGCGCTACGCCTTCGCGCACCTGATGGCTGAACTCGCCGACGCCCTGTTTCAGGAGGGCGAGTTCTCCGAGCAGGCCTTCGACCTGTTCGCCGGGGCGCTGCGCGGCGTCTCGCATCAGCCGGACCCGGAGTGGGTGGCCCTGGTCATGAGTTACAAGCTGCTGGGGCTGGCGGGCTTCGTCCTCCAGACTTCGCGCTGTGCCCGCTGCGGCGCTCCCGACCCGGCGCACCCCGACCCGCTGGGGGGGCAACTGCTGTGCGGAGACTGCTCCAGCCTGCCCACCTACCCCCCGGCCAGCCTGGACTTCCTGCGGAACGTCGTGCGCCGCTCGGTGCGGGTCAGCATGGAGCACCCCGTCCCGGAAGACGAGCGGCCCGCGCTGTGGCGGGCGCTGGAGCGCTTCGTGACGGTGCAGGTGGGGGGTGTGCAGAGCTGGCGGCAACTCGTACCGCAGGCGGCTCCCGCTCAGCCCGGGTCGGTCCCTCTAGGTGGGTGA